The stretch of DNA CGTGAGGCGCACAATGAAAGCGCATTCATTGAATGCTCATGCGGTGCGTCGCGACAAGACGGCCACCGCAGCGCGAGGAAACGCCGTGAAGTTCAGCCGCCGCATGTGCGTCGGCATGGCGACGCTCGTCGTCATCGCCGTCCTCTGGTACGTCGCGACCACCGGCCTCGGCCTGATCTCGGCCGGACGCTTTCCCGCGCCGGTCGACGTGGAGGCGGCTGCAGTCCAAGCCCTCGTTCGGGGCTACCCCGATACGACGCTTCTCGTCCATGTCCTGCATTCGCTCCGGCTCGTGGCCCTGGGCTTCGTCGTCTCGGTGGCGCTCGGCGTTCCACTCGGCATGCTGATGGGCTGGAACCGCACGGCCGAAGCCCTCATCAATCCTGTCTTCTTGCTGCTGCGCCCAATCCCACCGCTCGCGTGGATCCCGCTCGCCATCCTGTGGCTCGGCCTGGGCGACGAGGCCAAGGTGATGGTGATCGTCATCGCGGCGCTGCCTCCGGCGGTAATCAGCACCCAGGCCGGCGTGCGCGGCGTGCCGCCGCACATCGTCGAGGCGGCGCAGATGCTCGGCACGCCGCGCCTGCGCTTTGTCCTGGACGTTCTGGCGCCGGCGGCAGCGCCGATGATCTTCACGGGACTGCGCCTGGCGCTCCAGGCAAGCTGGACCACCCTGGTCGCGGCCGAGCTCGTCGGCTCGCTCGCCGGGCTCGGCTACGTCCTGAACGTCGCGCAGCAGGACCTCTACCCGGGCATGATCCTCGTCGGCATGGCCGCCGTCGGCGTGCTCGGTGCCGGCAGCACCGCGCTGCTGGGGATGGCCGAACGCCGGGCGATCGGCTGGGCGCAGCTGCGGGGGGCGGCATGATCGCGTCACGCCAGCCCCTGCCGCTGCACCGCAGCCTAGTCCTCGGCGCGATCGGCACCCTGACCTTCCTCGGCTTCTGGGCGTTCCTCGCCCGGTCCGGCCTCGTCTCGCCGCTGTTCCTTCCGGGACCGGTTGCCGTGGCGGAGCGCTTCGCGACCCTGACCGAGCGGCCGTTCGCGGGGGGCACGCTCCCCGCCCACGTCGCCTCCAGCCTCCAGCGGTTCCTGGTCGGCTACCTGCTCGCCGCCGCGGTCGGCGTGCCGCTCGGCTTGACGATGGGCTGGTCGCGCCTCCTCGACGACATCGTCACGCCGATCTTCGACGGGCTGCGCTTCATCGCGCCAATCGCCTGGGTGCCCTTCGCCGCCCTCTGGTTCGGCACCGGGATCGGTGGCCCGATCCTGATCATCTTCGCGGGCGCGTTTCCGCCCTGCCTGATCAACGCCTATCGCGGCGCCCGCTACATCGACGCGCGCCTGCTGGAAGCCGCCGAGATGCTCGGAACGCCGGGCTACCGGATGATCGCCGAGGTGCTCCTGCCGGCCGCCCTGCCCTCGATCGTCGCCGGCCTTCGCATCAGCGCGGGCCTGGGGTGGCAATCGCTGGTCGGCGCCGAGCTGATCGTGGCCTCGACGGGGGTCGGCTACATGATGGTGCAAGCCCAAGGGGCCGTCTCGACCGCGACCGTGATGGTCGGAATGGTCGCGATCGGCCTCGTCGGCGTGGTCATCGACGTCGCGTTGCGCGCGCTCGAGACCCGCCTCCGCCGGCATCACGGACAGGCTTGAGGGGATCCGATGAGCGCAATCCGGTTCGAGCGGGTCGAGAAGAGCTTCGGGAACCACGTCAAGGCGCTCGACGGCGTCGACCTCACGGTGGCCGACCGCGAGTTCGTAGCCATCGTCGGCGCCTCGGGTTGCGGCAAGACGACCTGCCTGCGCCTCGCGGCCGGGTTCGAGGCCCCGACCGGCGGCCGGATCACCGTCGGCGGACAGCCGGTCACCGAGCCGGGTCCCGACCGCGCCGTGGTGTTCCAGCAGTTCGCGCTGTTCCCGTGGAAGACCGTGATGCAAAACATCGGATTCGGGCTTCGCAACAAGGGAATGCCCGCTGCCGAGCGCCGGGAGCGCGTCGCCGCGGCGATCGACATGATCGGCCTCTCGAGCCACGCCGACGCATACCCGCACCAGCTCTCCGGCGGCATGCAGCAGCGCGTCGCCATCGCCCGCGCCTACGTCCTCGAGCCCGAGGTTCTCCTCATGGACGAGCCCTTCGGCGCCCTCGACGCGCAGACCCGCGTGGTGATGCAGGAGGAACTCGTCCGCCTCGCGCGCAAGAACCCGCGCACCGTCCTGTTCATCACCCACGGCGTCGAGGAGGCCGTCTACCTCGCCGACCGGGTCGCGGTCATGACCAAGCGCCCGGGGCGCATCAAGGAGATGATCGACGTCAAAGCGGTCCGCGAAGCGGAACGCTGGGAGGAGCACGCCCGCATCGAGGACGTGATGGACCTCGAATCGTTCGTCCATTTGCGGACGCACATCTGGAAATCGCTGCGTGACGAGAAGGCGGCCGGCCGGTGAGCCGGCGATCCGCGACCCGAGGGAGAGGCGACATGGCCGAGATTCGAGGCAAAGGGTGCCGGGGCGGCCGGCGGCGGGCATGGCTCCTGGCCGGCGTCCTGGCGCTGGCGCCGGTGATCGCGCCGCCCCCGCGGGTGAAGGCAGCAGAGCCCGAGCGGATCGGCGTGTCCTATCAGCCCTCGCTCTACTGGGCGCTGCCCTTCTACATCGCCACGCAGAAGGGTTGGTGGAAGGAGGTCGGCCTCGAGCCGACCTTCGCCGTCTTTCCAGCGGGTGCGCCCCAGGTCGCCGCCGCGCAGGCGGGATCCTGGGATGTCGGCGGGACCGGTTCCGTGCCGGCGATCCTCGGCGCAGCGCGCTTCGGCTTGCTGA from Methylobacterium sp. PvR107 encodes:
- a CDS encoding ABC transporter permease produces the protein MKFSRRMCVGMATLVVIAVLWYVATTGLGLISAGRFPAPVDVEAAAVQALVRGYPDTTLLVHVLHSLRLVALGFVVSVALGVPLGMLMGWNRTAEALINPVFLLLRPIPPLAWIPLAILWLGLGDEAKVMVIVIAALPPAVISTQAGVRGVPPHIVEAAQMLGTPRLRFVLDVLAPAAAPMIFTGLRLALQASWTTLVAAELVGSLAGLGYVLNVAQQDLYPGMILVGMAAVGVLGAGSTALLGMAERRAIGWAQLRGAA
- a CDS encoding ABC transporter permease; its protein translation is MIASRQPLPLHRSLVLGAIGTLTFLGFWAFLARSGLVSPLFLPGPVAVAERFATLTERPFAGGTLPAHVASSLQRFLVGYLLAAAVGVPLGLTMGWSRLLDDIVTPIFDGLRFIAPIAWVPFAALWFGTGIGGPILIIFAGAFPPCLINAYRGARYIDARLLEAAEMLGTPGYRMIAEVLLPAALPSIVAGLRISAGLGWQSLVGAELIVASTGVGYMMVQAQGAVSTATVMVGMVAIGLVGVVIDVALRALETRLRRHHGQA
- a CDS encoding ABC transporter ATP-binding protein, with protein sequence MSAIRFERVEKSFGNHVKALDGVDLTVADREFVAIVGASGCGKTTCLRLAAGFEAPTGGRITVGGQPVTEPGPDRAVVFQQFALFPWKTVMQNIGFGLRNKGMPAAERRERVAAAIDMIGLSSHADAYPHQLSGGMQQRVAIARAYVLEPEVLLMDEPFGALDAQTRVVMQEELVRLARKNPRTVLFITHGVEEAVYLADRVAVMTKRPGRIKEMIDVKAVREAERWEEHARIEDVMDLESFVHLRTHIWKSLRDEKAAGR